A window of the Fusarium poae strain DAOMC 252244 chromosome 3, whole genome shotgun sequence genome harbors these coding sequences:
- a CDS encoding hypothetical protein (MEROPS:MER0140224) — translation MAQSTSTFDKVLAETLCDIQVPKHIKLSPNGQKLVYSTSLVGSHRKGKYHTSTLWLASTNEPNSSRKLTSGSFNDTSPAWHPSGDSIIFLSDRSNPGESSTIWRMRLDGGDPISITAEDNEQDIDSFSVSPQGKTIAYVSCDEKKKGDDEEEEPEVWGEKWHHARLRLVDVETHHVKVIVGGNKHMGEIAWSPDGKALVFMSTENPHIEEAMLTGTSISTVVIETGQVQHLCKLMNEPYSLTWAPDGHVYFIAGSPPDKDSGGRSVYSIDPGASSPNLVKVGCGDDDDAGDIRIAGGKIILNRQVRLVDVISELGGGDLFAEGKEMWVWDVSINPETGTATLAASLSDINIPYEVFVIQQGKDDMKLSNHGNMLKGQSIGSSTVFTCQSSDGQVELDGLYLSPASKSNCNGEPKEPLPTFVLIHGGPRDRNCNSFDTSCFNWAPYLLTKGYGLLLPQYRGSSGRGEAFASYSIGGQGLYDYADVITITNKAIMKGFADPEKLMVGGWSQGGLLTYLCSVRNGLHDLGWRFNAAIAGAGVCDIESLALTADLGSTFEVELVQGHTVWNLGHDDTRNRQGSAIWEVSGAVEHSLREGKMVIPPMLILHGEKDERCPFSQAEGFRRALRYHGLPFHHLQVSQSERIPWLCEELNIPYNLRLYKRSPLLAPPEFKALHPMGAAPVIQDGPVTLAESAACIEYISNKYANGSLFLRPDNPAYADFLYWWHFPAGTLGPALGRIMMIRSAKLGDDNPVVQFGKAKYNQALRILDERVKGNEWLAGNEFTVADIMVVFPLTTMRYFSPYSLEEYPNIVKYLERIAGREAYQRTMEKIDPGMELAIGANPPKSPFKL, via the exons ATGGCACAATCCACCTCAACCTTTGACAAAGTCCTCGCCGAGACACTCTGCGACATTCAAGTCCCCAAGCACATTAAGCTCTCTCCCAACGGCCAAAAGCTCGTCTACTCAACCAGTCTTGTCGGTAGTCATCGCAAGGGCAAGTACCACACTTCAACATTATGGCTAGCATCAACCAACGAACCCAACTCGTCTCGAAAGCTGACATCGGGGTCCTTCAACGATACAAGTCCAGCTTGGCATCCCAGTGGTGACAGTATCATATTTCTGTCTGATCGTTCCAACCCGGGCGAAAGCTCAACAATCTGGCGTATGCGATTGGACGGGGGTGATCCTATTTCTATTACCGCAGAGGACAATGAGCAGGATATTGATTCATTTTCTGTTTCGCCACAGGGAAAGACAATTGCCTATGTTTCATGtgacgaaaagaaaaaaggcgatgatgaagaagaggaacctGAAGTTTGGGGAGAAAAATGGCATCATGCTCGTCTACGGCTTGTCGATGTGGAAACCCATCATGTCAAGGTCATCGTGGGAGGTAACAAGCATATGGGTGAAATTGCTTGGAGCCCAGATGGCAAAGCCTTGGTCTTTATGAGTACCGAGAATCCTCATATAGAAGAGGCTATGTTGACTGGTACTTCTATATCGACTGTCGTCATCGAAACTGGCCAAGTTCAACATTTGTGCAAGCTTATGAATGAGCCGTACAGCCTAACATGGGCACCTGATGGTCACGTTTACTTCATCGCAGGCTCGCCACCCGATAAAGACTCCGGGGGGAGATCTGTATACAGTATCGATCCAGGCGCCTCTTCTCCTAATCTTGTCAAAGTGGGATGcggcgacgatgatgatgcagGAGATATTCGCATAGCGGGCGGTAAAATAATCCTAAATCGACAAGTCAGACTCGTCGATGTGATCAGCGAACTAGGCGGAGGAGATCTTTTTGCAGAGGGTAAGGAGATGTGGGTATGGGATGTGTCCATCAACCCAGAAACGGGCACTGCGACACTTGCAGCCAGTCTCTCTGACATCAATATCCCCTACGAAGTCTTCGTCATTCAACAAGGCAAGGACGATATGAAGCTCTCAAATCATGGAAACATGCTCAAAGGCCAGTCGATTGGATCTAGCACTGTTTTCACCTGCCAGTCATCCGACGGGCAAGTCGAACTAGATGGTCTATACCTTAGCCCAGCATCAAAGTCAAATTGCAATGGGGAGCCGAAAGAACCACTTCCAACATTTGTCTTGATCCATGGTGGTCCAAGGGATCGTAACTGCAATAGTTTCGACACATCCTGCTTCAACTGGGCTCCTTACCTTCTCACAAAAGGCTacggccttcttcttccacaaTACCGGGGATCTTCGGGAAGAGGCGAGGCATTCGCTTCGTACAGTATTGGTGGACAAGGCCTATATGACTATGCGGATGTGATAACCATAACGAACAAGGCAATCATGAAAGGTTTCGCAGATCCGGAAAAGCTCATGGTTGGAGGGTGGAGTCAGGGTGGTTTGTTGACATACTTGTGCAGTGTCCGAAACGGCCTTCACGATCTAGGCTGGCGCTTCAACGCAGCCATTGCTGGAGCAGGAGTGTGCGACATAGAAAGTCTCGCCCTCACAGCCGATCTTGGTTCCACATTTGAAGTCGAGCTCGTACAAGGTCATACTGTCTGGAATCTCGGTCACGATGACACACGGAACCGCCAAGGTAGCGCTATTTGGGAGGTTTCCGGCGCAGTTGAGCATTCCCTTCGGGAGGGAAAGATGGTTATACCGCCGATGCTTATTTTGCATGGCGAAAAAGATGAGAGATGTCCCTTTTCCCAGGCTGAAGGGTTTAGAAGGGCGTTGAGATATCATGGTTTGCCAT TTCACCATCTCCAAGTCTCCCAATCAGAACGCATTCCCTGGTTGTGCGAAGAACTCAACATCCCTTATAATCTCAGACTCTACAAACGCTCCCCTCTCCTCGCACCACCAGAGTTCAAAGCTCTCCATCCCATGGGTGCTGCTCCCGTGATCCAAGATGGCCCTGTCACACTCGCAGAGAGTGCCGCGTGCATCGAGTACATCAGCAACAAGTACGCCAACGGCTCTCTTTTCCTGCGCCCAGACAACCCAGCCTACGCCGACTTTCTCTACTGGTGGCATTTCCCTGCCGGAACTCTCGGACCGGCTCTGGGACGCATCATGATGATTCGTTCAGCAAAGCTTGGAGATGATAACCCCGTTGTCCAGTTTGGAAAAGCAAAGTACAATCAGGCTTTGAGAATACTAGACGAAAGGGTCAAGGGAAATGAGTGGCTTGCCGGAAATGAGTTTACTGTCGCTGACATCATGGTCGTGTTCCCCTTGACAACAATGAGGTACTTTTCACCCTACAGCTTGGAGGAGTATCCCAACATTGTCAAGTACCTTGAGCGTATCGCAGGCAGGGAAGCGTATCAAAGAACGATGGAAAAGATCGATCCCGGCATGGAATTGGCTATTGGTGCGAACCCACCAAAGAGCCCTTTCAAGTTGTAG